The proteins below come from a single Takifugu flavidus isolate HTHZ2018 chromosome 6, ASM371156v2, whole genome shotgun sequence genomic window:
- the LOC130527291 gene encoding axin-2-like has protein sequence MSRALTEHISSSFREDAPRPPVPGEEGEASCYNPRSAKMRAQSRAKETPVSAALPGSTPRRNEDGLGEPEGSASPDSPLVRWTKSLHFLLGDQDGAHLFRTFLERENCVDTLDFWFACNGFRQMDLKDTKTLRVAKVIFKRYIDNKSIVAKQLKPATKTFIRDSIKKQQIDSAMFDQAQMEIQTTMEENAYQMFLTSDIYLEYVRSGCENAAYMSHSLGSLKLMCGYLPPLMEEEEWSCNDLKTKSLGTVVGLSAKTLRATASIRTAAEVLENSCRSHRRGDPASPYFVNSGYIFAPATSANDSEISSDAMTDDSMSMTDSSVDGIPPYKLGTKKQLQREMHRSVKINGQITLPHFPRTHRLPKEMTPVEPSAFAAQLIARLEKLKREQDTMSSLEERLQQIQEEEEREESGDLLSSTSLQNPLLSSTNQCEEDPQAILDEHLSRVLKTPGCQSPGVTRHSPRSSSPDRTGPAGPACHGPTMGAYPVASKVLMTGRQSTKHVHHHYVHHHHAAPRTKEQMEAEAAQRVQCLCPPAGASYSDFTPTHGSTLCKRSIKSGGEGVSSPRLPLDATERSQNVWQWILESERQGKHKPHSAQGLKKSNPLDSKTLSSRTHSSWGGGGIGGGPHLRGHHPGHPFIQDPAMPPLPPPNTLAQLEEACRRLEEVSKPQKQRQSAAAPSAQRDRSHPAAVCPAAGGPFTSSGPADESKELVVTYFFCGEEIPYRSMMKTHCLTLGHFKEQLSKKGNYRYYFKKASDEFECGAVFEEVWEDAAVLPMYEGKVLGKVERMD, from the exons ATGAGCAGGGCGCTGACGGAGCACATCAGCAGTAGCTTCCGAGAAGATGCCCCTCGTCCTCCGGTgccgggggaggagggagaggcatCATGCTACAACCCCAGATCTGCCAAAATGAGAGCGCAGAGCAGGGCTAAAGAGACGCCGGTGAGCGCCGCGCTGCCCGGCTCCACGCCGCGGAGGAACGAGGATGGACTCGGCGAGCCGGAGGGGAGCGCGTCGCCCGACTCGCCGCTCGTGCGCTGGACAAAGTCTCTGCATTTCCTTCTGGGCGACCAAGACGGCGCTCACCTCTTCAGGACCTTTTTGGAGCGGGAGAACTGCGTGGACACTTTAGACTTCTGGTTCGCCTGCAACGGCTTCAGGCAGATGGACTTAAAGGATACCAAAACTTTGCGAGTTGCCAAAGTTATTTTCAAGCGGTACATCGACAACAAGAGCATCGTCGCCAAGCAACTGAAGCCCGCCACCAAGACCTTCATACGGGATAGTATCAAGAAGCAGCAGATAGACTCTGCCATGTTTGACCAGGCGCAGATGGAAATTCAGACTACCATGGAAGAGAACGCGTACCAGATGTTTCTGACCTCCGACATATACCTCGAATACGTGCGCAGCGGCTGCGAGAACGCCGCCTACATGAGCCACTCTCTCGGCAGCCTCAAACTGATGTGTGGATACCTTCCTCCTctcatggaggaagaggagtggagtTGTAACGACCTGAAGACCAAATCTTTGGGGACGGTTGTCGGGCTGTCTGCTAAAACGCTGAGGGCTACTGCTAGCATCCGGACCGCCGCCGAGGTGCTGGAGAACAGTTGCCG gTCCCACCGCCGGGGAGACCCCGCCAGTCCTTACTTTGTCAACTCTGGCTACATTTTTGCACCCGCCACCAGTGCCAACGACAGCGAGATCTCCAGCGATGCCATGACGGATGATTCCATGTCCATGACAGACAGCAGCGT GGATGGGATCCCTCCATACAAACTAGGCACAAAGAAGCAGCTCCAGCGCGAGATGCATCGCAGTGTCAAGATCAATGGGCAGATAACGCTCCCCCACTTCCCG CGGACGCACCGCCTGCCTAAGGAGATGACCCCTGTGGAGCCCTCAGCCTTTGCTGCTCAGCTCATcgccaggctggagaagctcaaACGAGAGCAGGACACCATGAGTTCGTTGGAAGagcggctgcagcagatccaggag gAGGAGGAACGAGAGGAGAGCGGCGACCTACTTAGCAGCACCTCTCTCCAGAACCCTCTGCTGTCCTCTACCAACCAGTGTGAAGAAGACCCGCAGGCCATCCTGGATGAGCACCTGTCCCGGGTCCTGAAGACTCCTGGCTGCCAGTCGCCGGGCGTGACCCGCCACTCGCCACGCTCCAGCTCCCCAGATCGGACGGGTCCCGCTGGGCCTGCCTGCCATGGACCCACCATGGGTGCTTATCCTGTGGCCTCCAAAGTCCTGATGACAGGCAGACAGTCCACGAAGCACGTCCATCACCACTACGTCCACCATCACCACGCCGCGCCCAGGACCaaggagcagatggaggcggAGGCGGCTCAGCGCGTGCAGTGCCTCTGCCCCCCAGCAGGGGCCAGTTATTCTGACTTCACCCCTAC CCACGGCAGCACGTTGTGCAAGCGCTCCATCAAGAGCGGCGGCGAGGGCGTTTCTTCACCACGCCTCCCTCTGGACGCCACCGAGCGCTCCCAGAACGTTTGGCAGTGGATCCTGGAGAGCGAGAGGCAGGGCAAGCACAAGCCCCACAG TGCTCAGGGCCTGAAGAAGTCCAACCCTCTCGACTCCAAGACCTTGTCCAGCCGCACGCATTCTtcctggggtgggggtggcatCGGCGGCGGACCTCACCTCCGCGGCCACCACCCGGGCCACCCGTTCATTCAGGACCCAGCCATGCCACCCCTGCCTCCGCCCAACACCctggcacagctggaggaggcctgcCGCAGGCTGGAGGAGGTCTCAAAGCCACAGAAACAACG GCAATCGGCTGCAGCCCCCAGCGCCCAGAGGGACCggagccacccagcagccgtCTGTCCCGCTGCAGGCGGCCCCTTCACCAGCTCTGGACCGGCAGACGA GTCAAAGGAGCTGGTGGTCACGTATTTCTTCTGTGGCGAGGAGATCCCTTATCGCAGCATGATGAAGACCCACTGCCTCACGTTGGGACACTTCAAGGAACAGCTGAGCAAGAAAGGCAACTACCG gtACTACTTCAAGAAAGCCAGTGATGAATTTGAGTGCGGCGCCGTGTTTGAGGAGGTGTGGGAGGACGCCGCCGTGCTGCCCATGTACGAGGGCAAGGTCCTGGGCAAGGTGGAGCGGATGGACTAG